A part of Paenibacillus sp. IHBB 10380 genomic DNA contains:
- a CDS encoding RluA family pseudouridine synthase has protein sequence MSHLANANRRGEWLELIPGKAISSAENADTAVLEWLLHTAEMPEKLLNRLKHEKKIQWKGDRIQIHLFSPQLLGVEPVWQDLGVLYEDDFCLVVHKPAGMSIHPDGRVGLVTLDHVVAAHYQATGQEVTVKHIHRLDQDTTGPVLYAKNEWAQLKLDENMRDKRIDRKYVAFVQGNVKQNLSLIDLAIGKDRHHAQRRRISPTGQSAITHVQLEELFKEASLVRLRLETGRTHQIRVHLSHVGHPLIGDVLYGGNTTLMTRQSLHGERLAFTHPLTKEYIEIEDPWPEDMRKLHNLLRA, from the coding sequence TTGAGTCATCTAGCGAATGCGAACCGGCGAGGGGAATGGCTGGAGTTGATTCCAGGTAAAGCCATCTCAAGTGCAGAGAACGCTGACACGGCTGTATTGGAGTGGTTACTTCATACAGCAGAGATGCCTGAGAAGCTGCTAAATCGTCTTAAACATGAGAAGAAGATTCAATGGAAAGGCGACAGGATACAAATACATCTTTTTTCACCTCAGCTTCTAGGAGTTGAACCTGTTTGGCAGGACCTTGGGGTTCTGTATGAGGATGATTTTTGCTTAGTTGTACACAAGCCGGCAGGGATGTCTATTCACCCCGATGGTCGTGTAGGGTTGGTCACGCTTGATCATGTTGTGGCCGCACATTATCAGGCTACGGGTCAAGAAGTGACAGTAAAGCATATTCATCGATTGGATCAGGATACAACAGGTCCTGTGCTTTATGCTAAGAATGAATGGGCTCAATTAAAGCTGGATGAGAATATGCGAGATAAGAGAATCGACCGTAAATATGTTGCTTTCGTACAAGGAAACGTTAAACAGAATTTATCTTTGATAGATCTTGCCATTGGTAAAGATAGACATCATGCACAGCGTCGTCGTATTTCGCCCACAGGGCAGTCAGCGATTACACATGTTCAGCTAGAGGAACTATTCAAGGAAGCAAGTCTTGTTCGTCTTAGACTGGAGACAGGAAGAACGCATCAAATTCGTGTCCACTTAAGTCATGTGGGGCATCCGCTCATTGGGGATGTATTGTATGGTGGCAATACTACTTTAATGACAAGACAGTCGCTACATGGTGAAAGGTTAGCTTTTACCCATCCATTAACCAAAGAATATATCGAGATTGAGGATCCGTGGCCTGAAGATATGCGCAAATTACACAATCTTTTAAGAGCGTAA
- a CDS encoding LysM peptidoglycan-binding domain-containing protein codes for MFDQSYGLRFDIYERIQLSDNVAGIAELEEIELLPHIQVISQEDQATLRGHLLLNGLYRGEGEEDVTQRLEHFIPVEITVPLSRVTSIDEIAVEIENFDIDLLSTRSLNITGVLSLRGIEAPPNDRAAWDAEEFTVVHAPDWSVEQDATAQSASQNNTLLEQSEELKYADEVKESAVSVPEHWANEDVPDTSVLHTENQFIDADRSKQVSNVWHFEPEDETELIYPEIDMNLVDAEVSGENLYGGISVHSLENDNSEESDHSFASTPGIASTESNDEKSEVRIAVGSKQQLTAEAKENFGLSSILSSSRSMRDLEQQAQEVQQLAEEIELDKAAVEDVQWKSLFLGSSAEKSPFSKVRLCIVQKEETIDMIADRYQMSSRELLLYNRLSEQTIEEGQVLYIP; via the coding sequence GTGTTTGACCAGTCCTACGGTTTGCGCTTTGATATTTATGAACGTATACAACTATCGGACAATGTTGCAGGAATTGCAGAACTAGAGGAGATTGAATTACTTCCGCATATTCAGGTGATCAGTCAAGAAGACCAAGCTACGCTAAGGGGTCATTTACTTCTGAACGGTTTGTATAGGGGAGAAGGTGAAGAGGACGTGACTCAACGTTTGGAACACTTTATTCCTGTTGAAATTACTGTTCCTTTGAGCCGCGTTACTTCGATTGATGAAATCGCTGTAGAGATTGAGAATTTTGACATCGATCTTCTATCTACGCGGAGTCTTAACATTACAGGTGTTCTTTCATTACGCGGGATTGAGGCTCCACCTAATGATCGAGCAGCATGGGATGCCGAGGAGTTTACGGTTGTGCACGCTCCAGATTGGTCTGTAGAACAGGATGCAACTGCTCAATCTGCCTCACAAAACAACACCCTCTTAGAGCAGTCAGAAGAACTGAAATATGCTGATGAGGTAAAAGAGAGCGCGGTCTCTGTTCCTGAGCACTGGGCAAATGAGGACGTACCTGACACATCCGTATTACATACGGAGAATCAATTCATTGATGCTGATAGGTCTAAGCAAGTATCTAATGTGTGGCATTTCGAACCCGAAGATGAGACGGAATTGATATATCCTGAAATCGACATGAATTTAGTGGATGCAGAAGTGAGTGGAGAGAACCTTTATGGTGGCATATCCGTACATTCACTAGAGAACGATAACTCAGAAGAAAGTGATCATTCTTTTGCAAGCACGCCAGGAATCGCATCTACTGAGTCAAATGATGAGAAATCGGAGGTGCGGATCGCTGTAGGGAGTAAGCAACAGCTCACAGCGGAAGCGAAAGAGAACTTTGGGTTGTCGTCTATTCTGTCATCTAGTCGTTCTATGAGAGACTTAGAGCAGCAAGCTCAGGAAGTGCAACAATTAGCAGAAGAGATTGAACTGGATAAAGCGGCGGTTGAGGATGTCCAATGGAAAAGCCTTTTCTTGGGAAGCTCAGCAGAGAAAAGCCCATTTAGTAAGGTTCGGTTATGTATCGTACAAAAGGAAGAGACGATTGATATGATTGCAGATCGATATCAGATGAGCTCACGTGAGCTACTTCTGTACAACCGCTTGTCAGAGCAGACGATTGAAGAGGGGCAAGTACTTTATATTCCATGA
- a CDS encoding valine--tRNA ligase has protein sequence MTDNESKMTAEMPTTYDPKAAEQKWYKYWIDNNFFQAGQRPDAESYTIVIPPPNVTGMLHIGHALDFTLQDILVRTKRMQGYDTLWLPGTDHAGIATQTKVEQKLREQGISRYDLGREKFLEQVWEWKDQYANTIHEQWAKMGLSLDYSKERFTLDKGSSKAVREVFVKLYNKGLIYRGKYIINWDPVARTALSDIEVEYKEVQGHLYHLTYPLKDGSGHITVATTRPETMLGDTAVAVHPEDERYSHLIGQMLVLPIVGREIPIIADEYVEKDFGSGAVKITPAHDPNDFEVGLRHNLPQITVMDESGKMNQQAGPYQGLDRTECRKQIVKDLQESGVLNEIEDHVHQVGHSERSGAVVEPYLSTQWFVKMKPLAEKAIEAQKSGNGVNFVPDRFDKVYLQWIENIRDWCISRQLWWGHRIPAWYCESCGELHVAHEDVSVCSKCGSTELQQDNDVLDTWFSSGLWPFSTLGWPDTTEDLKRYYPIDVLVTGYDIIYFWVARMIFTALEFTGEIPFKDVLMHGLVRDADGRKMSKSLGNGVDPLDVIDQYGADAMRYMISTSSTPGQDLRFRLEKVEQARNFANKIWNASRFALMNLEGFTYDDIDITGDLKTADRFILHRLNETSRDITRLIDAYEFGETGRLLYNFIWDDLCDWYIEFAKLSLYGEDEVSKKKTQSVLSFVLDRTLRLIHPFMPFISEEIWQHLPHSGDTITLAEWPKYDASFENDLAITEMNTLMDIIRTVRNVRAEVNVPMSKKVELIIKAGDTNVLNIISRNEEYVQRFCNTSSFQVGVDIPAPDKAMSAVVTGVEIYLPLAGLINIDEEIVRLEKEVQLLDSEVDRVEKKLSNQGFVSKAPAKVIEEERAKQADYSDKRSKVLARIEELKG, from the coding sequence ATGACTGATAATGAATCGAAGATGACTGCTGAGATGCCGACTACGTACGATCCTAAGGCAGCCGAGCAGAAATGGTACAAATACTGGATAGATAATAACTTCTTCCAAGCTGGACAACGTCCAGATGCGGAGAGCTATACGATTGTTATTCCACCACCAAATGTGACGGGAATGCTTCATATTGGTCACGCCTTAGACTTTACATTGCAGGACATTCTTGTCCGCACCAAGAGAATGCAAGGATATGACACACTATGGTTACCAGGTACGGATCATGCGGGGATTGCTACTCAGACCAAAGTAGAGCAAAAACTGCGTGAGCAGGGTATATCTCGTTATGATTTAGGCCGTGAAAAGTTTCTGGAACAAGTATGGGAATGGAAAGATCAGTATGCAAATACGATCCATGAACAATGGGCTAAGATGGGATTATCTTTAGACTATTCTAAAGAACGTTTCACCCTAGATAAAGGGTCATCTAAAGCAGTACGTGAAGTATTCGTTAAACTGTATAATAAAGGGTTGATTTACCGTGGTAAATATATTATTAACTGGGACCCTGTTGCTAGAACAGCGCTATCTGACATTGAAGTAGAATACAAAGAAGTACAAGGGCATCTCTACCACTTAACCTATCCACTCAAAGATGGAAGTGGCCACATCACTGTAGCTACTACACGCCCAGAGACGATGTTAGGAGACACTGCTGTTGCTGTCCATCCTGAGGATGAGCGTTACAGTCATCTGATCGGTCAGATGCTTGTGTTGCCCATTGTAGGCCGTGAAATTCCTATTATTGCAGATGAATATGTTGAGAAAGATTTCGGTAGCGGTGCTGTGAAGATAACCCCTGCACATGATCCGAATGATTTCGAAGTAGGACTTCGCCACAATTTACCTCAAATTACCGTTATGGATGAGAGCGGTAAGATGAATCAACAGGCTGGTCCATATCAAGGTCTAGATCGTACAGAATGTAGGAAACAGATTGTTAAAGATTTGCAAGAATCAGGCGTTCTTAATGAAATTGAGGACCATGTTCACCAAGTAGGACACAGTGAGCGTTCAGGAGCTGTAGTAGAGCCTTATTTGTCTACGCAATGGTTCGTTAAGATGAAACCACTGGCTGAGAAGGCTATTGAAGCTCAGAAATCAGGGAACGGCGTTAATTTCGTTCCAGATCGATTTGATAAGGTATATTTGCAATGGATTGAGAACATACGCGATTGGTGTATTTCAAGACAACTATGGTGGGGTCATCGTATTCCAGCTTGGTATTGTGAGTCATGTGGCGAGCTACATGTTGCTCATGAGGATGTATCGGTCTGTTCCAAATGTGGAAGTACTGAACTACAACAAGACAATGATGTGCTTGATACGTGGTTCAGCTCGGGATTGTGGCCTTTCTCTACATTAGGCTGGCCGGATACAACAGAAGACTTGAAGCGGTACTATCCAATCGATGTACTCGTAACGGGTTATGATATCATTTACTTCTGGGTAGCTCGGATGATATTTACAGCTCTGGAGTTCACTGGAGAAATTCCGTTTAAAGATGTGCTTATGCATGGACTTGTAAGGGACGCTGATGGACGTAAGATGTCCAAGTCACTCGGAAACGGAGTAGATCCGCTAGATGTGATCGATCAATATGGCGCTGACGCTATGCGCTACATGATTTCAACCAGTAGTACACCAGGGCAAGATTTACGTTTCCGCTTGGAGAAGGTTGAACAAGCTCGGAATTTTGCTAACAAAATATGGAACGCTTCTCGCTTCGCTCTCATGAACTTAGAAGGATTCACATATGATGATATTGATATCACGGGTGACTTAAAGACGGCAGATCGCTTCATATTGCATCGTTTGAACGAAACTTCGCGCGATATTACGCGTCTAATAGATGCTTACGAGTTTGGTGAGACAGGTCGATTGCTCTATAATTTCATTTGGGATGATCTTTGCGACTGGTATATTGAATTCGCCAAGCTCTCTTTATATGGAGAAGACGAAGTATCCAAGAAGAAAACCCAATCTGTTCTTAGCTTTGTATTAGATCGGACACTACGTCTGATTCATCCATTCATGCCGTTTATCTCCGAGGAAATATGGCAGCACCTTCCGCATTCAGGTGATACGATCACTTTGGCTGAGTGGCCTAAGTACGATGCATCCTTTGAGAATGATTTAGCGATTACCGAAATGAATACGCTGATGGATATCATTCGGACAGTTCGTAATGTACGAGCAGAAGTAAATGTACCTATGAGTAAAAAGGTAGAGCTGATCATTAAAGCAGGAGATACCAACGTACTCAACATTATTAGCCGGAATGAAGAATATGTGCAGCGTTTCTGTAACACATCGAGCTTTCAAGTAGGTGTAGATATTCCAGCACCAGATAAAGCGATGTCTGCTGTCGTAACAGGAGTTGAGATATATTTACCACTAGCAGGCTTGATTAATATCGATGAAGAAATTGTACGACTTGAGAAAGAAGTACAATTGTTGGATAGTGAAGTTGATCGTGTGGAGAAAAAACTGAGTAATCAGGGATTCGTGTCCAAAGCACCTGCTAAGGTGATTGAGGAAGAACGTGCCAAACAAGCGGATTATTCGGATAAACGTAGTAAAGTGTTAGCAAGAATTGAAGAATTAAAAGGCTAA
- a CDS encoding bifunctional folylpolyglutamate synthase/dihydrofolate synthase, with amino-acid sequence MGDHLGAELQTPLTTYKEAVDWINGLIPFGIKPGLSRMEMMMDLLGHPERRLKFIHVAGTNGKGSTCAFLTSALLQAGYSVGTFTSPYITKFTNRFQYNGEDIPEETLLELANRLHPIVDRLSNTPEGSPTFFEISTALAVLYYAEICVPDVVVWETGLGGRLDVTNIVNPVVSVITNVGMDHTDILGDTLTQIASEKAGIIKPGVPVVSCAEQPEVIEVLRETAARNKSTLYLAGEQFKVERTDYEGGLQSFQFDGPFRELKIEISMKGEHQVANAAGAMMVLELLRQYSAYVMDDEDILKGFRDTFWAGRLEELGSSPRIVVDGAHNPEGAMTLAKSLPQHYKYRSLNLMMGMLSNKHHESYMKHILPIVDTLILTEPNFRKKMDVHLLLDIVERLKLDYAKPNLQIIVEPDWKQALEILKLRTEEEDLGVISGTLYLIADVRGSLLNQSDSEKGW; translated from the coding sequence ATGGGGGATCATCTTGGAGCTGAACTTCAGACTCCTTTGACAACATATAAAGAAGCGGTCGATTGGATTAATGGCTTAATTCCTTTTGGAATCAAGCCAGGATTGTCACGAATGGAAATGATGATGGACCTATTAGGTCATCCTGAACGTAGACTCAAATTTATACATGTTGCTGGAACCAATGGGAAAGGCTCAACATGTGCTTTTTTGACCTCTGCACTTTTACAAGCAGGGTATTCCGTGGGGACATTCACATCCCCATACATCACGAAGTTTACCAATCGTTTTCAGTACAATGGTGAAGATATTCCTGAAGAAACCTTGTTAGAGCTTGCAAATCGACTTCATCCAATAGTAGACAGACTTTCAAATACACCTGAGGGTTCGCCCACGTTTTTTGAAATATCTACAGCACTCGCTGTGCTTTATTATGCAGAGATATGTGTGCCCGATGTGGTCGTATGGGAGACGGGTCTTGGGGGAAGGCTGGATGTTACGAACATAGTGAATCCGGTAGTTTCTGTCATTACGAATGTGGGAATGGATCATACAGATATTCTCGGAGACACACTAACGCAGATTGCTTCTGAAAAGGCAGGGATTATTAAACCAGGTGTGCCGGTTGTTAGTTGTGCTGAGCAACCTGAGGTGATAGAAGTGCTGAGAGAAACAGCTGCTAGAAATAAGTCGACGTTATATCTTGCGGGCGAGCAATTTAAGGTTGAGCGTACTGACTATGAGGGAGGATTACAATCCTTTCAGTTTGACGGACCCTTTCGCGAACTCAAGATCGAAATCTCCATGAAGGGTGAGCATCAGGTCGCTAATGCTGCGGGGGCTATGATGGTGCTTGAGTTGCTACGTCAATATAGTGCCTATGTCATGGATGATGAAGATATACTCAAAGGTTTCAGAGATACATTCTGGGCAGGGCGTCTAGAAGAGCTTGGAAGTTCCCCAAGAATTGTTGTAGATGGTGCACACAATCCTGAAGGGGCAATGACTCTGGCGAAGAGTCTTCCGCAACATTATAAATATCGATCATTAAATTTGATGATGGGGATGCTTTCTAATAAGCATCATGAATCATACATGAAGCATATACTACCTATAGTGGATACCTTGATTCTAACTGAACCTAATTTCCGTAAAAAAATGGATGTACATTTATTATTGGATATTGTGGAACGGCTTAAGCTTGATTACGCTAAACCGAACTTGCAAATTATAGTTGAACCAGATTGGAAACAGGCATTAGAAATATTGAAGTTACGGACGGAAGAGGAGGATCTTGGGGTGATATCCGGTACACTGTACTTAATTGCCGACGTGCGGGGATCTCTCTTAAATCAATCCGATTCTGAAAAAGGTTGGTGA
- the murC gene encoding UDP-N-acetylmuramate--L-alanine ligase produces the protein MNTSEHVHFIGIGGYGMSAIARVMLEMGCTVTGSDVASQELTEKLAAKGAKVYIGHKAEQVHGADLVVYSTALSKDNVEIVEAENLSIPVLHRSQMLARLLNERKGVAVAGAHGKTTTSSMIALVMEKCGVDPTYIIGGEIMNMGTNAKAGQGEHVVAEADESDGSFLQYHPWLGVVTNIEADHLENYNSDFEQLKGAYVQFLNQIRKEGTAVLCGDDHIIQSILPSLDCNITTYGIKSEADYMASDIVLGDRCASFTMSYSENVLGRVELSVPGLYNIYNAMAAVVVCLKAGIPFASIVEAISEFHGAKRRFQVLGEQNGILIIDDYAHHPTEIEATISAAKATGKRIIAVFQPQRYSRTFFLLDAFSRAFSEADEVIITDIYSPAGELQIEGIHSAKLVELIVQNSNAGARYLPTKEEVLEDLKKRVTSGDLVLTMGAGDIWKVGAELAKDM, from the coding sequence TTGAATACTTCAGAACATGTTCATTTTATCGGTATTGGTGGCTACGGGATGAGCGCCATTGCACGAGTCATGTTAGAGATGGGTTGTACAGTCACGGGTTCTGACGTGGCTTCACAAGAATTAACAGAGAAATTGGCTGCCAAAGGAGCCAAAGTATATATTGGGCATAAAGCAGAGCAAGTACATGGTGCTGATCTGGTTGTATATTCAACTGCATTGTCTAAAGATAATGTAGAAATAGTGGAGGCAGAGAACCTTAGCATTCCAGTCTTGCATCGTTCTCAAATGCTTGCCAGACTACTAAATGAACGTAAAGGTGTCGCCGTTGCAGGAGCGCATGGAAAAACAACAACCTCTTCTATGATAGCGCTCGTAATGGAGAAGTGTGGTGTTGACCCGACCTACATTATTGGCGGGGAAATTATGAACATGGGTACAAACGCCAAGGCGGGTCAAGGAGAACATGTGGTAGCTGAAGCAGATGAGAGCGATGGTTCTTTCCTTCAATATCACCCATGGCTTGGTGTTGTAACGAACATTGAAGCAGATCACTTGGAGAATTATAACAGTGACTTTGAGCAGCTCAAAGGGGCATACGTCCAATTTTTGAATCAAATTAGGAAGGAAGGAACAGCTGTTCTATGTGGTGATGATCACATTATTCAGTCGATTCTTCCAAGTCTGGATTGCAACATAACGACGTATGGTATCAAGTCAGAAGCTGACTATATGGCGAGCGACATTGTTCTTGGAGACCGTTGTGCTTCTTTTACTATGAGTTATTCAGAGAATGTGCTGGGTAGGGTAGAATTATCCGTACCGGGTCTTTATAATATTTACAATGCTATGGCTGCTGTAGTTGTCTGTTTAAAGGCAGGAATTCCTTTCGCTTCTATTGTGGAAGCTATTTCTGAATTTCATGGAGCGAAGCGGCGTTTTCAAGTATTAGGTGAACAGAACGGTATTCTCATTATTGATGATTATGCGCATCACCCAACAGAAATCGAGGCCACGATTAGTGCTGCTAAGGCTACAGGTAAGCGAATTATAGCTGTATTTCAGCCTCAACGATATAGTCGAACTTTTTTCTTGCTTGATGCTTTCAGCCGGGCTTTTAGTGAAGCGGATGAAGTCATTATTACAGATATCTACTCACCAGCTGGTGAATTGCAAATCGAAGGTATACATTCAGCTAAATTAGTTGAGCTCATTGTACAGAATAGTAACGCAGGCGCTAGATACCTTCCTACTAAGGAAGAAGTACTAGAAGATCTGAAGAAACGGGTAACATCTGGAGACTTGGTCCTAACGATGGGAGCAGGCGATATCTGGAAAGTTGGCGCTGAGCTGGCTAAAGATATGTAA
- a CDS encoding SPOR domain-containing protein, which yields MNKAKMTFRFDEGKRLPDLYEDRELELIQGKEQFSNEAPKKHTSSHITVLPESMEGWGDPFSKRDNWEEMLTHGNLEQLNDSKEEKSDTLYESNSLYESNFQPSEVEKESSNKEYYGIHRPRRPTSLWKVFGTVTAAVVTGGLFGFVVLSFFDMGNIMEQDARPVSTQQSEIISSPDQAGEAEQMMVVKADVEPQTYYMLQYGVFSSVDRVEQAKKELLGIGLAAGNDPDQENRVYAGVSLDREQAKLLSNQLKTQGVELYVREIQLPSATELAFSGDSESVSRYYSVSSALISSLSHISATRLGIERPTALSSDETNELTKLHQQWIESMKTLQSGITPEGNVIGKQMEQSMNSALSSVTEYNKNSSKGHLWEIQSNMMQYIMGQKQLIDMIKTS from the coding sequence GTGAATAAAGCAAAAATGACATTTCGGTTTGATGAAGGAAAACGACTACCAGATCTTTATGAGGATAGGGAGTTAGAGCTGATACAGGGAAAGGAACAATTCTCAAATGAAGCTCCTAAGAAGCATACATCTTCCCATATCACAGTATTACCTGAATCGATGGAAGGTTGGGGAGATCCATTTAGTAAAAGGGATAATTGGGAAGAGATGTTGACGCACGGTAACCTTGAGCAACTAAATGATTCTAAAGAGGAAAAGTCGGATACCTTATACGAATCAAATTCTTTATATGAATCTAATTTTCAGCCGAGCGAGGTAGAGAAAGAAAGTTCCAATAAGGAGTATTACGGAATACATCGACCTCGCCGTCCTACTTCTTTATGGAAGGTATTTGGTACAGTAACGGCTGCAGTTGTGACAGGAGGTTTATTTGGATTTGTGGTGCTCTCATTTTTTGATATGGGAAATATAATGGAACAGGATGCACGGCCGGTGTCAACACAACAATCTGAAATCATCAGTAGTCCTGATCAAGCTGGAGAAGCAGAACAGATGATGGTGGTTAAGGCGGATGTCGAACCTCAGACTTACTATATGCTTCAGTATGGTGTCTTTAGTAGTGTTGACAGGGTAGAGCAGGCTAAGAAAGAACTACTGGGAATAGGACTTGCGGCAGGGAATGATCCAGATCAAGAGAATCGTGTCTATGCAGGGGTATCTCTTGATCGGGAGCAGGCCAAATTGTTAAGTAATCAATTGAAAACACAAGGTGTGGAGCTATATGTAAGAGAGATTCAATTACCTTCAGCTACTGAGCTTGCCTTCAGTGGAGACTCAGAAAGTGTAAGTCGATATTACAGTGTCAGTAGTGCATTGATTTCCTCATTAAGTCATATTTCTGCTACACGTCTTGGAATTGAACGGCCCACTGCCTTAAGTAGTGACGAGACGAATGAATTAACGAAATTACATCAGCAATGGATAGAGTCTATGAAAACTTTGCAAAGTGGAATTACACCAGAGGGTAACGTCATAGGTAAACAGATGGAACAATCCATGAACAGCGCACTATCATCGGTGACAGAGTATAATAAAAATTCATCTAAAGGGCATTTGTGGGAAATTCAATCCAATATGATGCAATACATTATGGGTCAGAAGCAATTGATAGATATGATAAAAACAAGTTAG
- a CDS encoding DUF4321 domain-containing protein has translation MKKNIGLLLLFLLLGWLVGAWIAKALEPVQSLSFLTASTMIKWSPQANLDIISYDFTIQMKLSLLSLIGIIVSVWLYRRL, from the coding sequence ATGAAGAAAAACATAGGTTTACTATTATTGTTTCTTCTGCTTGGCTGGCTAGTAGGGGCATGGATTGCCAAAGCGCTTGAACCTGTCCAAAGTCTTTCTTTTCTTACTGCATCTACCATGATTAAATGGTCACCTCAAGCAAATTTAGACATTATTAGCTATGATTTTACCATCCAAATGAAACTCAGCCTGCTTAGTTTGATCGGCATCATTGTCTCCGTGTGGCTGTATCGCAGACTGTAA